One Vibrio taketomensis DNA window includes the following coding sequences:
- a CDS encoding substrate-binding domain-containing protein codes for MGHKKLKLADIAALAGVSKSTVSFVLNGHAAKHRITEDTVEKVKRIAAQYNYTPSVYARALKVKKTFTIGLVIPDLANMGFANTAKALESLLRDAGYQLLIASSNDEPEQEQRVVEQLVKRQVDLLLVASSMPSEEFYHGIKTGTPVIFFDRTFKESQFTNIKTDAFQATKQLVERMAKELDECVYIGGQRLLSPSYERLAGYQAGLEQAYLSFDENLVFKQDYQPQSGYELMRQAVNTLGRTPQAVFTASYSLLEGVLRYLSEHKMLNDEIRLGTFDNYDILDCLPIKIDSIEQDSGKIAQALFDKANELLRNPLKEPETVTIAAKLHLRSKS; via the coding sequence ATGGGTCATAAAAAACTGAAGCTTGCCGATATTGCGGCGCTTGCTGGAGTCTCGAAATCTACCGTGAGTTTTGTTCTCAACGGTCATGCGGCAAAGCATCGCATAACGGAAGACACGGTTGAGAAAGTTAAACGTATTGCTGCGCAGTACAATTACACACCAAGCGTGTATGCACGAGCATTAAAAGTAAAAAAGACCTTCACGATCGGCCTAGTGATTCCCGATTTAGCTAATATGGGTTTTGCTAATACGGCCAAAGCGTTGGAAAGCTTGCTCAGGGATGCGGGTTATCAATTATTGATTGCGTCATCAAATGATGAGCCAGAGCAAGAGCAGCGAGTTGTCGAGCAGTTAGTTAAGCGCCAAGTCGATTTGTTATTGGTCGCATCATCAATGCCAAGCGAAGAGTTTTATCACGGGATCAAAACAGGGACGCCAGTCATTTTCTTTGACCGAACGTTTAAAGAGAGCCAATTTACCAATATCAAAACCGATGCTTTTCAGGCGACGAAACAGTTAGTTGAGCGCATGGCGAAGGAACTGGATGAATGTGTCTATATTGGTGGCCAAAGGCTGTTATCGCCAAGTTACGAACGTTTAGCTGGCTATCAAGCCGGGCTTGAACAAGCGTACCTTAGCTTTGATGAAAACCTCGTTTTTAAGCAAGACTACCAACCGCAATCAGGCTACGAATTGATGCGACAAGCGGTGAATACACTCGGGCGCACACCGCAAGCGGTATTCACTGCGTCTTACTCATTACTTGAGGGTGTATTGCGCTACCTCTCTGAGCACAAGATGCTCAATGATGAGATTCGCCTTGGTACATTTGATAACTATGACATTCTTGATTGCTTACCAATCAAAATAGATTCAATTGAGCAAGATAGCGGTAAAATTGCTCAGGCTTTATTTGATAAAGCGAATGAGCTGCTTCGTAATCCATTAAAAGAGCCAGAAACAGTGACGATAGCCGCTAAACTACACCTAAGAAGCAAGTCATAA
- a CDS encoding haloacid dehalogenase-like hydrolase codes for MTKRYLDCSASEIAQLSGQSLLDSLRMSEGRILMAETIGALQPMLVSVSNAELAASQSADLLLLNLFDADQPEIKGLPSDIEPSQLLKELARFTGRAVGVNLEAVAPDFEQAHKDFWQVSPGRLATGENAQKLYEMGARFITVTGNPGNGVSNEVISHSLRSIRSAIGQTMVLIAGKMHAAGILRSRSEKIITKQDIKEFADNGVDIVLIPAPGTVAGISQQYAAELIDYAHDLGIMAMTAIGTSQEGASVETIRQIALMSKMAGADLHHIGDTGCAVGIAAPENIREYSIAIRGVRHTYARMARSVCR; via the coding sequence ATGACCAAACGCTATTTAGATTGCTCTGCGTCAGAAATTGCCCAGTTATCAGGGCAAAGTTTGCTTGATTCTCTGCGTATGAGCGAAGGACGTATTTTGATGGCTGAAACGATCGGCGCATTGCAGCCTATGTTAGTCTCGGTAAGTAATGCTGAATTGGCAGCAAGCCAAAGTGCCGATTTGCTATTGCTCAATTTGTTTGATGCCGACCAACCAGAAATAAAAGGCTTACCCAGTGATATCGAACCCAGCCAGCTTTTGAAAGAATTGGCCCGCTTTACTGGTCGAGCTGTCGGCGTGAATTTAGAAGCGGTAGCGCCTGATTTTGAGCAAGCCCACAAAGACTTTTGGCAAGTATCTCCAGGCCGTTTAGCCACCGGTGAAAATGCACAAAAACTGTATGAAATGGGGGCACGATTTATCACAGTCACCGGTAACCCCGGCAATGGTGTAAGTAACGAGGTAATCTCACATAGCTTACGCTCGATTCGTTCTGCCATCGGTCAGACAATGGTACTGATTGCCGGCAAAATGCATGCTGCTGGCATTCTTCGCTCACGCAGCGAAAAGATCATCACTAAGCAAGATATTAAAGAGTTTGCCGATAACGGCGTAGATATTGTGTTGATCCCAGCCCCTGGCACTGTTGCAGGCATTAGCCAACAATATGCGGCTGAGCTTATCGACTACGCCCATGATCTTGGCATTATGGCGATGACGGCCATTGGCACCTCTCAAGAAGGAGCAAGTGTGGAAACGATTCGTCAAATCGCCCTAATGAGTAAAATGGCTGGTGCTGATCTGCATCATATTGGTGATACGGGCTGCGCTGTTGGTATTGCTGCACCTGAAAATATTCGAGAATACAGCATTGCAATACGCGGGGTTCGCCACACCTACGCGCGCATGGCTCGTTCTGTTTGTCGTTAA
- a CDS encoding sucrose-specific PTS transporter subunit IIBC: MNYPIIAKQLLEHLGGKDNLQALAHCATRLRLALKDDSLVNEDAVGNLEGVKGQFKVAGQYQVIFGSGIVNQVYAEMAKLTGMSEMSTSDVASAGAQKQNIVQRAVKGLSDIFVPIIPAIVAGGLLMGIVNLLTAPGLFIEGQSLIDANPGLADLASMINTFANAPFVYLPVLLAFSATKKFGGNPYLGAALGMLMVHPDLLNGWGFGGAAVSGTIPTWNIFGFEIQKVGYQGSVLPVLVSAFILAKVENGLRKFIPSVLDNLLTPMLAIFITGFLTFTLVGPFTRDIGFLLGDGLNWLYDSAGFIGGALFGFIYAPFVITGMHHSFIAIETQLLADIAVTGGTFIFPIAAMSNISQGASALAVGFMTKDTKLKGIAMPSGVTALLGITEPAMFGVNLKLRYPFIAAIIGAASASAFITLFNVKAQALGAAGLPGVISIVPDKLGYYIAGMAIAFAVSFVLTLVLAARERVKSAKTVTA, from the coding sequence ATGAACTATCCAATAATCGCTAAACAACTGCTCGAACACTTAGGTGGCAAAGATAACCTTCAAGCGCTGGCTCACTGCGCGACTCGTCTGCGTCTCGCTTTAAAAGATGACTCATTAGTTAATGAAGATGCGGTTGGTAATCTTGAAGGCGTAAAAGGCCAATTCAAAGTAGCAGGCCAATACCAAGTTATTTTTGGCTCTGGCATCGTTAACCAAGTCTACGCTGAAATGGCAAAGCTGACTGGTATGAGCGAAATGTCGACCAGCGATGTTGCATCTGCTGGCGCACAAAAACAAAACATTGTGCAACGTGCAGTAAAAGGTCTGTCAGATATCTTCGTACCGATCATTCCGGCAATTGTTGCTGGCGGTCTGTTAATGGGTATCGTCAATTTGCTCACTGCACCAGGCCTATTTATTGAAGGTCAATCATTGATCGACGCGAATCCTGGCCTTGCTGATTTAGCATCGATGATCAACACCTTTGCGAACGCACCATTCGTTTACTTACCTGTATTGCTCGCGTTCTCAGCGACGAAGAAGTTTGGTGGTAACCCATATTTAGGTGCTGCGCTGGGTATGTTGATGGTTCACCCAGATCTACTAAATGGCTGGGGATTTGGTGGTGCCGCTGTATCAGGCACTATTCCAACGTGGAACATCTTTGGCTTTGAGATCCAAAAAGTCGGTTACCAAGGTTCCGTGTTACCTGTATTGGTTTCTGCATTTATTCTGGCTAAAGTCGAAAATGGCCTGCGTAAATTCATTCCATCAGTACTAGATAACCTGCTAACACCAATGCTGGCGATCTTTATTACGGGTTTCCTGACGTTTACATTGGTCGGCCCGTTCACTCGAGATATCGGCTTCTTACTGGGTGACGGCCTAAACTGGTTATATGATTCAGCTGGTTTTATCGGTGGTGCTCTCTTTGGCTTTATCTATGCGCCATTCGTCATTACCGGTATGCACCACAGTTTTATCGCGATTGAAACTCAACTACTCGCAGACATTGCTGTTACTGGTGGCACATTCATCTTCCCTATCGCAGCAATGTCGAACATCTCTCAAGGTGCATCAGCATTAGCGGTTGGTTTCATGACCAAAGATACAAAACTAAAAGGCATTGCTATGCCATCTGGTGTAACCGCGCTACTTGGCATTACTGAACCTGCGATGTTTGGTGTCAACCTAAAGCTACGTTACCCATTTATCGCAGCTATCATCGGTGCCGCCTCCGCAAGTGCGTTTATCACACTGTTTAACGTGAAAGCACAAGCATTGGGTGCCGCAGGTTTACCAGGCGTTATTTCAATCGTGCCAGATAAACTCGGTTACTACATCGCGGGTATGGCAATCGCATTTGCAGTTTCATTTGTTCTAACACTCGTTCTTGCTGCGCGTGAACGTGTTAAATCAGCGAAAACCGTGACAGCATAA
- the pheS gene encoding phenylalanine--tRNA ligase subunit alpha, whose protein sequence is MQHLEEIIANANAAIEAADSLVALDEVRVQYLGKKGELTVQLQSLGKLPPEERREAGQEINKAKGVVQQAIAARKDALQSAELEAKLAAETIDVTLPGRRIENGGLHPVTRTVERIEKFFGELGFKTESGPEIEDAFHNFDALNIAADHPARTDHDTFFFNPDLMLRTHTSGVQIRTMENGQPPFRFIAPGRVYRNDYDQTHTPMFHQVEGMLVDENVNFAQLKGILHDFLCNFFEEEVQVRFRPSYFPFTEPSAEVDVMGKNGKWLEVLGCGMVHPNVLRSVGIDPEKYSGFAFGMGIERLTMLRYGVNDLRSFFENDLRFLKQFK, encoded by the coding sequence ATGCAACATCTAGAAGAGATCATTGCTAATGCGAACGCTGCGATTGAAGCGGCTGATTCGCTAGTCGCACTTGATGAAGTGCGTGTTCAGTATCTAGGTAAGAAAGGTGAACTAACGGTTCAACTTCAAAGCCTAGGTAAACTGCCACCAGAAGAACGCCGTGAAGCTGGTCAAGAGATCAACAAAGCGAAAGGCGTAGTTCAGCAAGCAATCGCAGCTCGTAAAGATGCACTACAAAGTGCTGAGCTTGAAGCGAAACTTGCAGCTGAAACTATCGATGTGACTCTACCAGGTCGTCGCATTGAGAATGGCGGTCTACATCCAGTGACTCGTACAGTTGAACGAATCGAGAAATTCTTTGGCGAGCTAGGCTTTAAAACTGAGTCAGGCCCTGAGATCGAAGATGCATTCCACAACTTTGATGCACTGAACATTGCTGCTGATCACCCAGCACGTACTGATCACGATACATTCTTCTTTAACCCTGATTTGATGCTGCGTACGCACACATCTGGTGTTCAGATCCGTACGATGGAAAATGGTCAACCTCCATTCCGTTTCATCGCACCGGGCCGTGTTTACCGTAACGACTACGACCAAACACACACGCCAATGTTCCACCAAGTGGAAGGTATGCTCGTTGACGAGAACGTAAACTTCGCGCAACTAAAAGGCATTCTGCATGATTTCCTATGTAACTTCTTCGAAGAAGAAGTGCAAGTACGTTTCCGTCCTTCTTACTTCCCGTTCACTGAGCCTTCAGCTGAAGTAGACGTAATGGGTAAAAACGGTAAGTGGCTAGAAGTTCTAGGCTGCGGTATGGTTCATCCGAACGTACTACGTAGCGTAGGTATCGACCCTGAGAAATACTCTGGCTTCGCATTCGGTATGGGTATCGAGCGTCTAACTATGCTGCGTTACGGTGTAAACGACCTTCGTTCATTCTTCGAAAACGATCTTCGTTTCCTAAAACAGTTCAAGTAA
- the pheT gene encoding phenylalanine--tRNA ligase subunit beta: MKFSESWLREWVNPAITTDELTHQITMAGLEVDDVLPVAGTFNGVKVGHVVECGQHPDADKLRVTKVDVGEEDLLDIVCGAANCRQGLKVAVATVGAVLPGDFKIKKAKLRGQPSHGMLCSFSELGIDVESDGIMELAEDAVIGTDFREFLGLDDVTVDVDLTANRADCFSIRGLAREVGVLNRADVAQPEVAAVAETIADTVSIEVKAPAACPRYLGRVIKNVNVQAETPLWMQEKLRRCGIRSIDPVVDVTNYVLLEQGQPMHAFDLAKIEGGIVVRLAEQGEKLTLLDGSEAELNADTLVVADHNKALAIAGIFGGEGSGVTTETKDVLLECAFFAPDHIRGRARSYGLHTDSSMRFERGVDYALQVSAMERATQLLVEICGGEVAPVVAVESEADLPKANQVALRRTKLDNLLGHHIADADVVEILERLGMTVEANAEGWVAVAPTWRFDIAIEQDLIEEVGRIYGYDNIPNQHPVAALKMHNQVEAVQPLKRVRDLLVDRGYHEAITYSFVEPEQQKLIVPGVEPLILPFPISADMSAMRLGLIQGLLNTVVHNQKRQQPRVRLFEYGLRFIPCESAENGMRQEPMLAGVISGTRSEEHWDIATNTVDFFDMKGDLEAVLELSSNEKAYSFVAAKHPALHPGQSAAIMLDGKEVGVIGTVHPELERKFGLNGRTVVFEIEWNAINSKVIPEAVALSKFPANRRDIAVVVDEAVASGDIVNACLAQGGEFLKAAKLFDVYVGKGVEEGKKSLAIALTLQSLERTLEDADIAGAVDAIVAHIGEKFGATLRD; this comes from the coding sequence ATGAAATTCAGCGAATCATGGCTTCGTGAGTGGGTGAATCCTGCGATTACCACTGACGAACTAACACACCAAATCACTATGGCTGGTCTAGAGGTTGACGACGTTCTTCCTGTAGCAGGCACGTTCAATGGCGTTAAAGTGGGTCACGTTGTTGAATGTGGTCAACACCCAGACGCTGACAAACTGCGTGTAACGAAAGTAGACGTAGGCGAAGAAGATCTGCTAGACATCGTATGTGGTGCAGCAAACTGTCGCCAAGGTCTGAAAGTTGCAGTAGCAACTGTAGGCGCAGTGCTTCCAGGTGATTTCAAAATCAAGAAAGCAAAACTACGTGGTCAACCTTCTCACGGCATGCTTTGTTCATTCTCTGAACTCGGTATTGATGTTGAGTCAGACGGCATCATGGAACTAGCAGAAGACGCAGTAATCGGTACTGATTTCCGTGAATTCCTAGGTCTTGACGACGTAACGGTAGACGTAGACCTAACCGCTAACCGTGCTGACTGTTTCAGCATTCGTGGTCTAGCGCGTGAAGTTGGCGTGCTTAACCGTGCAGACGTAGCACAGCCAGAAGTGGCAGCGGTTGCTGAAACCATCGCTGACACTGTGTCTATCGAAGTGAAAGCACCAGCTGCATGTCCACGTTACCTTGGTCGTGTGATCAAAAATGTAAACGTACAAGCTGAAACGCCACTTTGGATGCAAGAGAAACTGCGCCGCTGTGGTATCCGCTCAATCGATCCGGTTGTAGACGTGACTAACTACGTTCTTCTAGAACAAGGTCAACCAATGCACGCGTTTGATCTTGCGAAGATCGAAGGTGGTATCGTAGTTCGTCTTGCTGAGCAAGGTGAAAAGCTAACGCTTCTAGATGGTAGCGAAGCAGAACTGAATGCAGACACATTGGTTGTGGCTGACCACAACAAAGCGCTAGCAATTGCTGGTATCTTTGGTGGTGAAGGCTCTGGCGTGACGACTGAAACTAAAGACGTTCTACTAGAGTGTGCATTCTTTGCACCAGACCACATTCGTGGCCGCGCACGTAGCTACGGTCTACACACTGATTCTTCAATGCGTTTTGAGCGTGGTGTGGATTACGCACTACAAGTAAGCGCAATGGAGCGTGCAACTCAACTTCTTGTTGAGATTTGTGGCGGTGAAGTTGCACCAGTTGTTGCTGTTGAGTCAGAAGCTGATTTACCAAAGGCAAACCAAGTTGCTCTACGTCGTACTAAATTAGATAACCTACTAGGTCACCACATTGCAGATGCAGACGTGGTTGAAATCCTTGAGCGTCTAGGTATGACAGTTGAAGCAAACGCTGAAGGTTGGGTTGCAGTTGCACCAACATGGCGTTTCGATATTGCAATCGAGCAAGATTTGATTGAAGAAGTTGGCCGTATTTACGGTTACGACAACATTCCAAATCAACACCCAGTTGCAGCACTTAAGATGCACAACCAAGTTGAAGCGGTTCAACCACTAAAACGCGTGCGTGATCTACTTGTTGATCGTGGTTACCACGAAGCAATCACTTATAGCTTCGTTGAGCCTGAGCAACAAAAACTGATCGTACCTGGTGTTGAGCCACTAATCCTGCCATTCCCAATTTCTGCGGATATGTCAGCGATGCGTCTTGGTCTAATCCAAGGTTTGCTAAATACTGTTGTTCACAACCAAAAACGTCAGCAACCACGTGTTCGTCTATTCGAATACGGTCTGCGTTTCATCCCTTGTGAATCAGCAGAAAACGGCATGCGTCAAGAGCCAATGCTAGCAGGCGTTATCTCTGGTACTCGCAGCGAAGAGCACTGGGATATTGCAACCAACACTGTTGATTTCTTTGATATGAAAGGCGATCTAGAAGCGGTTCTAGAACTTTCTTCAAATGAAAAAGCATACTCATTTGTTGCCGCTAAGCACCCAGCACTTCACCCAGGTCAGTCTGCTGCAATCATGCTAGACGGCAAAGAAGTGGGCGTGATCGGTACTGTTCACCCAGAGCTTGAGCGTAAGTTTGGTCTAAACGGCCGCACTGTTGTGTTTGAAATCGAATGGAATGCTATCAACTCGAAAGTGATTCCAGAAGCAGTAGCACTGTCTAAGTTCCCTGCAAACCGTCGTGATATCGCGGTTGTTGTTGATGAAGCAGTGGCTTCAGGCGACATCGTGAATGCTTGTCTAGCGCAAGGCGGCGAGTTCCTAAAAGCGGCGAAACTATTCGACGTTTACGTAGGTAAAGGCGTTGAAGAAGGTAAGAAGAGCCTAGCTATCGCACTGACTCTACAGTCTCTTGAGCGTACGCTTGAAGATGCTGATATTGCTGGTGCAGTAGACGCTATCGTTGCACACATCGGTGAGAAATTCGGCGCAACACTGCGTGACTAA
- a CDS encoding glycoside hydrolase family 32 protein, whose translation MSLSSLVQIAGGMKNVARVLVPEQRLVLEVVEPALIESSSSLIASIDLVQGQTQLSFVRDETIDDEQLLGLGKQIAEMQISKLAPFTAPTPCEHRPQWHISPPQGLLNDPNGFIFHNGQYHLFYQWYPYQCVHKDKHWAHLTSSDLINWQWQPVALTPSDWFDSHGVFSGHALSNNDELMLFYTGNTRIGEERERQTTQCLATSKDGIEFKKLGPVVPELPPGVTAHIRDPKIIRRNGEWLMLLGAQTTELKGRLAIYRSQDLHHWQFDKLYGDETGDMGYMWECPDMFELNGEWFSIIGPQGIESFSSMNTIPHHNGYFKTTWQDRAPQLGEFAHLDYGFDFYAPQTALTADGRRVLSGWMGLPDEIDQPSNGWVHQLTALRELSVRNGKLCQWPIEEIDQLVEQQLNLSLSAQPLEVGTKSFDLTATLEWGQSLKLFVGADSELTIEARSDTRSLVMDRTKTLNRAVDTQREVPLASDNVQLRILADNSSVEAFVNGGEVVMTSRVFTPANATAMCSEGGDVKVMVKTLKAAQARLISS comes from the coding sequence ATGTCATTATCGTCGTTGGTCCAGATTGCTGGTGGTATGAAAAACGTCGCTCGAGTATTGGTGCCCGAGCAACGTTTGGTTTTAGAGGTGGTTGAACCTGCATTGATTGAATCAAGCAGTTCGCTGATTGCGTCGATCGATTTGGTTCAGGGGCAAACGCAGCTTTCATTTGTGCGTGATGAGACAATTGATGATGAGCAGTTGCTAGGATTAGGGAAGCAAATCGCTGAAATGCAAATCAGTAAATTGGCTCCTTTTACCGCTCCAACACCGTGTGAGCATCGCCCACAATGGCACATCTCTCCACCGCAAGGGCTGCTAAACGATCCTAACGGCTTTATTTTCCATAATGGTCAGTACCACCTGTTTTACCAGTGGTATCCATATCAGTGTGTACATAAAGATAAACATTGGGCACATCTAACCAGTTCAGATTTAATTAACTGGCAATGGCAACCTGTAGCGCTTACGCCATCGGATTGGTTTGATAGTCACGGCGTATTCTCCGGGCATGCATTAAGTAACAACGATGAGTTAATGTTGTTCTATACCGGCAACACACGTATTGGTGAAGAACGCGAGCGCCAAACGACGCAATGCTTGGCCACATCAAAAGACGGTATCGAATTTAAGAAATTAGGTCCGGTGGTACCCGAGTTACCTCCGGGTGTCACTGCGCATATTCGCGATCCTAAAATTATTCGTCGCAACGGTGAGTGGTTAATGCTACTTGGGGCGCAAACTACCGAACTAAAAGGGCGCTTAGCTATCTATCGCTCGCAAGATTTGCATCACTGGCAATTTGACAAGCTTTACGGCGATGAAACCGGCGATATGGGGTACATGTGGGAATGCCCAGATATGTTTGAATTGAATGGTGAGTGGTTCAGCATTATTGGACCACAAGGGATTGAATCATTCTCAAGCATGAACACGATTCCACATCATAACGGTTATTTTAAGACAACATGGCAAGATAGGGCGCCGCAACTAGGAGAGTTCGCTCATCTAGACTATGGATTTGATTTTTATGCCCCACAAACCGCGCTAACAGCCGATGGTCGCAGAGTACTTTCAGGTTGGATGGGACTGCCTGATGAAATTGACCAGCCAAGCAATGGTTGGGTGCATCAGCTTACTGCATTACGTGAATTGTCAGTACGTAATGGCAAGCTATGCCAATGGCCGATTGAAGAGATTGATCAACTGGTCGAACAACAATTGAATCTGAGTCTAAGTGCCCAGCCGTTAGAGGTTGGTACAAAGTCATTCGATCTTACGGCCACATTAGAGTGGGGACAAAGCCTCAAGCTGTTTGTTGGTGCTGACAGCGAGCTGACTATCGAAGCTCGTAGCGATACACGCAGCCTTGTTATGGATCGCACTAAAACTCTGAATCGTGCTGTAGACACGCAACGGGAAGTGCCTCTGGCTAGCGATAACGTACAGTTACGCATATTGGCAGACAATTCATCGGTGGAAGCCTTTGTTAATGGCGGTGAAGTGGTCATGACATCACGAGTGTTCACTCCAGCCAATGCTACCGCTATGTGCAGTGAAGGTGGTGACGTCAAGGTAATGGTAAAAACGCTCAAAGCCGCGCAAGCCCGTTTAATATCTAGTTAA
- a CDS encoding aminoimidazole riboside kinase produces the protein MKVWLTGDAVVDLIPDTESTYLKCPGGAPANVAVAIARLGGNTAFFGRVGQDPLGRFMKHTLSQENVNTEAMLLDEAHRTSTVIVDLDDSGERSFTFMVKPSADQFLELADIPSFNQGEWLHVCSIALANEPSRSTTLEAMRRIKQAGGFVSFDPNLREEVWANPEELIPVVRQAIELADVVKFSDDELMHLTQTDSLEQGIEALSVFNNALVLITQGAKGALVLFNGEQELISGQAVKPIDTTGAGDAFVGGLLAKLSQHLEWDNIEVVRQAVTWANGCGALATTQKGAMTALPTQVALTEYIG, from the coding sequence ATGAAAGTATGGCTAACGGGTGATGCGGTTGTTGATCTGATTCCTGATACGGAATCTACCTATCTGAAATGCCCCGGTGGTGCCCCTGCCAATGTTGCAGTCGCCATCGCTCGTCTGGGTGGTAATACCGCGTTTTTTGGCCGTGTAGGTCAAGATCCACTCGGCCGTTTTATGAAGCACACACTAAGCCAAGAAAACGTCAATACCGAGGCGATGCTCCTTGATGAGGCACACCGTACCTCTACCGTGATTGTCGATTTAGATGATTCAGGCGAACGCAGCTTTACCTTTATGGTAAAACCAAGCGCTGACCAATTTTTAGAGCTTGCTGATATTCCAAGTTTTAACCAAGGTGAATGGCTGCATGTGTGTTCAATTGCGCTCGCAAACGAACCTAGCCGCAGCACCACACTAGAAGCGATGCGCCGCATTAAACAAGCTGGCGGTTTTGTTAGCTTTGACCCCAACTTACGAGAAGAGGTATGGGCTAACCCAGAGGAATTAATTCCCGTCGTGCGCCAAGCGATTGAACTCGCGGACGTCGTTAAATTTTCCGATGACGAGTTAATGCATCTAACTCAAACCGACTCATTAGAACAAGGTATCGAAGCACTTAGCGTATTCAACAATGCGTTAGTTTTGATTACTCAAGGCGCTAAAGGTGCGCTGGTACTGTTTAACGGCGAACAAGAGCTTATTTCAGGTCAGGCGGTGAAGCCTATTGATACAACGGGTGCAGGCGATGCATTTGTAGGTGGTCTTTTAGCGAAACTATCTCAACACCTTGAATGGGACAATATTGAGGTTGTGCGCCAAGCGGTAACATGGGCGAACGGCTGTGGTGCACTAGCAACCACACAAAAAGGCGCAATGACAGCACTACCAACCCAAGTAGCACTGACTGAATACATTGGGTAA
- a CDS encoding LacI family DNA-binding transcriptional regulator has product MASLHDVAKLAGVSKSTVSRVVNNEYGVKDATKIKVMQAVQECGYVVNQVAKDLKSQKTNLVGVIVPRVASNATSQGVDGLSAVFATAGKHVLLASSQQDSAKEIEYIQIYNQKRVEGIVLYATHIDMELVNAIKGSKAPVVLVGQDGSLFNIPSVVHDDLRVGFEAGNRLLDRGCQHIGFVGVDPSDIAVDKLRSQGIEQALQMRGAKPLLFHSHGEFSIESGYAQVKRLIEEFPQLDGLFCATDRIAVGAIKALQEVGIEVGKHIKVLGVGNDELGYVVSPNLSSFSYPFVKAGEKGASLLLDLIEGKPQEMSKVVLTFDNVERETC; this is encoded by the coding sequence ATGGCGAGCTTACACGATGTGGCGAAACTGGCTGGAGTCTCTAAATCCACCGTTTCACGCGTAGTTAACAACGAATATGGCGTAAAAGACGCAACCAAAATCAAGGTAATGCAGGCGGTACAAGAGTGCGGCTATGTTGTTAACCAAGTGGCAAAAGATCTGAAAAGCCAAAAAACCAATCTGGTGGGTGTGATTGTGCCTCGCGTGGCCTCGAATGCCACATCGCAAGGTGTGGACGGGTTAAGTGCTGTCTTTGCGACAGCAGGAAAGCACGTATTGCTGGCCAGTTCTCAACAAGATTCAGCCAAAGAAATTGAATACATCCAGATCTACAACCAGAAGCGTGTAGAAGGAATTGTGTTGTACGCAACCCATATTGATATGGAGCTTGTGAATGCGATTAAAGGCTCAAAAGCGCCAGTGGTATTAGTGGGGCAGGATGGGTCTCTGTTTAATATACCAAGTGTGGTGCATGATGATTTGCGAGTGGGCTTTGAGGCTGGAAATCGTTTATTAGATAGAGGGTGCCAGCATATTGGTTTTGTTGGTGTTGATCCATCCGATATCGCGGTAGATAAATTGCGCTCTCAAGGCATTGAGCAAGCGCTACAGATGCGCGGTGCAAAGCCTCTTCTGTTTCATAGCCACGGAGAATTCTCCATTGAGTCTGGTTACGCACAAGTGAAACGCTTAATTGAAGAATTCCCGCAATTAGATGGCCTATTTTGTGCGACCGACCGTATTGCGGTTGGTGCGATTAAGGCATTGCAAGAAGTGGGTATTGAGGTTGGTAAACACATCAAGGTGTTGGGTGTTGGTAACGATGAACTGGGCTATGTGGTATCGCCAAATCTTTCTAGCTTTAGCTATCCATTTGTAAAAGCAGGAGAAAAAGGCGCTTCGCTATTGCTTGATCTGATCGAGGGTAAGCCGCAAGAAATGAGTAAAGTGGTGCTGACATTTGATAATGTTGAGCGCGAAACCTGTTAA